One Methanolobus sp. WCC4 DNA segment encodes these proteins:
- a CDS encoding lectin MOA-related protein, whose protein sequence is MDSEIVGMGIAGRDDRCYAWHKDGTVSSGTIWDRDKDGRSEYSLPAGKRPTDIVGMGIAETNDYCYAWYKDGTVSSGTISDLDIDGRSKYALPDGKSPTDIVDMGIAGSEDYCYAWYKDGTVSSGTSSNLGKCINRSEYSLPAGKCPSDIVGMGIAETNNHCYAWYKDGTVSFGTISNLDKYKLLNSNEVKSLLRDKLGNKLNEGCKFLFADDTYYCSPISDIDRLVHNRTDKLDWVIEKYDCDDFALSLKYEFIKDAYLDGARRYPHCLGILWGEGLDENEETYGHAINVVVTDMMEVLFIEPQEDCISPPERYDNIYFIYF, encoded by the coding sequence TTGGATAGTGAAATTGTTGGTATGGGAATTGCTGGACGAGATGATCGTTGTTATGCCTGGCATAAAGATGGAACTGTAAGTTCTGGAACAATTTGGGATAGAGATAAAGACGGAAGGTCTGAATATTCATTACCTGCCGGAAAACGTCCTACTGACATTGTAGGTATGGGAATTGCTGAAACTAACGATTATTGTTATGCTTGGTATAAAGATGGAACTGTAAGCTCCGGAACAATTTCGGATTTAGATATAGACGGAAGGTCTAAATACGCATTACCTGATGGAAAATCTCCTACTGACATCGTAGATATGGGAATTGCCGGATCTGAGGATTATTGTTATGCCTGGTATAAAGATGGAACTGTAAGTTCCGGAACAAGTTCGAATTTAGGTAAATGCATAAATAGGTCTGAATATTCATTACCTGCCGGAAAATGTCCTAGTGATATTGTAGGTATGGGAATTGCTGAAACTAACAATCATTGTTATGCCTGGTATAAAGATGGAACTGTAAGTTTCGGAACAATTTCGAATCTAGATAAATATAAACTTCTGAATAGTAATGAAGTAAAAAGTCTTCTGAGAGACAAGTTAGGTAATAAACTGAACGAAGGGTGCAAATTCCTGTTTGCTGATGATACTTATTATTGCAGTCCAATAAGTGATATTGATAGATTGGTTCATAACAGAACTGATAAATTAGACTGGGTCATTGAAAAATATGATTGTGATGACTTTGCTTTATCGCTTAAATATGAATTTATTAAGGATGCATATTTAGATGGAGCAAGAAGATATCCTCACTGTTTAGGAATTCTCTGGGGAGAAGGTCTTGATGAAAATGAGGAAACATATGGTCATGCAATTAACGTTGTAGTCACGGACATGATGGAAGTCTTGTTTATTGAACCGCAAGAAGATTGTATCTCTCCTCCAGAGAGGTATGATAACATTTATTTCATTTATTTCTAA